In one window of Erinaceus europaeus chromosome 17, mEriEur2.1, whole genome shotgun sequence DNA:
- the LOC103109473 gene encoding phospholipase A and acyltransferase 3 isoform X1 has product MLSFDDQSSGLCLQPEPMPGDLIEIFRPFYRHWAIYVGDGYVVHLAPPSEIAGAGAASIMSALTDKAMVKKELLYDVAGRDRYQVNNKHDDKYSPLPPSKIVQRAEEQVGREVLYKLTSENCEHFVNELRYGVPRSDQVREAVMMAGITGVGLAAVGLIGVMLSRNKRQKQ; this is encoded by the exons ATGCTTTCATTTGATGACCAGTCCAGTGGACTATGTCTTCAG CCAGAGCCCATGCCTGGAGACCTGATCGAGATTTTCCGCCCTTTCTATCGACACTGGGCCATCTACGTTGGTGACGGCTATGTGgtccacctggcccccccaa GTGAGATTGCGGGCGCAGGTGCTGCCAGCATCATGTCGGCCCTGACGGACAAGGCCATGGTGAAGAAGGAGCTGCTGTACGACGTGGCCGGGAGGGACAGGTACCAGGTCAACAACAAACACGATGACAAGTACTCCCCGCTACCGCCCAGCAAGATCGTGCAGCGGGCGGAGGAGCAGGTGGGGCGCGAGGTGCTCTACAAGCTGACCAGCGAGAACTGCGAGCACTTTGTCAACGAGCTGCGCTACGGGGTCCCCCGCAGCGACCAG GTCAGAGAAGCTGTCATGATGGCTGGCATCACGGGAGTGGGCTTGGCCGCCGTGGGCCTCATCGGAGTCATGCTCTCAAGGAACAAGCGTCAAAAGCAATGA
- the LOC103109473 gene encoding phospholipase A and acyltransferase 3 isoform X2 yields MRAPIPEPMPGDLIEIFRPFYRHWAIYVGDGYVVHLAPPSEIAGAGAASIMSALTDKAMVKKELLYDVAGRDRYQVNNKHDDKYSPLPPSKIVQRAEEQVGREVLYKLTSENCEHFVNELRYGVPRSDQVREAVMMAGITGVGLAAVGLIGVMLSRNKRQKQ; encoded by the exons CCAGAGCCCATGCCTGGAGACCTGATCGAGATTTTCCGCCCTTTCTATCGACACTGGGCCATCTACGTTGGTGACGGCTATGTGgtccacctggcccccccaa GTGAGATTGCGGGCGCAGGTGCTGCCAGCATCATGTCGGCCCTGACGGACAAGGCCATGGTGAAGAAGGAGCTGCTGTACGACGTGGCCGGGAGGGACAGGTACCAGGTCAACAACAAACACGATGACAAGTACTCCCCGCTACCGCCCAGCAAGATCGTGCAGCGGGCGGAGGAGCAGGTGGGGCGCGAGGTGCTCTACAAGCTGACCAGCGAGAACTGCGAGCACTTTGTCAACGAGCTGCGCTACGGGGTCCCCCGCAGCGACCAG GTCAGAGAAGCTGTCATGATGGCTGGCATCACGGGAGTGGGCTTGGCCGCCGTGGGCCTCATCGGAGTCATGCTCTCAAGGAACAAGCGTCAAAAGCAATGA